In a genomic window of Hippoglossus stenolepis isolate QCI-W04-F060 chromosome 15, HSTE1.2, whole genome shotgun sequence:
- the sod1 gene encoding superoxide dismutase [Cu-Zn] — protein sequence MVQKAVCVLKGAGETSGTVHFEQQSDSDPVKLSGKISGLAPGEHGFHVHAFGDNTNGCMSAGPHFNPHGKSHAGPTDADRHVGDLGNVTAGADNVAEINISDKMLTLNGPNSIIGRTMVIHEKADDLGKGGNDESLKTGNAGGRLACGVIGISQ from the exons ATGGTGCAAAAAGCCGTGTGCGTGCTGAAAGGAGCCGGAGAAACCAGCGGGACCGTCCACTTCGAGCAGCAG AGCGATTCAGACCCTGTGAAGTTGTCAGGAAAAATCTCGGGTCTTGCCCCTGGTGAGCATGGTTTCCACGTTCATGCTTTTGGAGACAACACAAATG GGTGCATGAGTGCAGGACCTCACTTCAATCCCCACGGCAAGAGTCATGCTGGTCCTACTGATGCAGACAG GCACGTTGGAGACCTGGGGAATGTGACTGCTGGAGCAGATAATGTTGCTGAGATAAACATCTCTGACAAGATGCTCACCCTCAATGGCCCCAACTCCATTATTGGCCGAACCATGGTG ATCCATGAGAAGGCTGACGATCTTGGAAAAGGAGGCAATGACGAGAGTCTAAAGACGGGCAATGCTGGTGGACGTCTGGCCTGTGGAGTTATTGGCATCTCGCAGTAA